Part of the Sciurus carolinensis chromosome 7, mSciCar1.2, whole genome shotgun sequence genome, TTCGAGTGGCCATTTATAGGATCTGCAAAGAGGCAGAGGGCACCAGTTGAGCGGGTaggtggaggaaatgtcagaaaatagGAGAGAATGAAGCAGACATAGAGAGACTCAAAGGAAGTTATACAGTCCTAGTTTTCACTGAGCATGGCTGTATCCTCCTTTTCTGCACTTCAATTCCCTATGGATGGCCTCAATATAAACCCCATTTGTTTGGGCAAGCTTAAGTGGGCCTTGTGTCTTGAGACCGAAagccttaacccaaatagtcctaATATGCTATATATTAATCGACTTAGCCTTGAAAAATTGTCATTTGGATGTAATCCAGGTGTGCCCAGCTGTACTAGCAAGGCCTTAAGCCTTCTCTCTGTCCCTATGCCCTATTGTATGCCCTGGGGCTTATTTATGCCAGCGTACTGATAGGATCCAAATCGGAGTCTTTTGAAGTTGTACTTTCTCTGCTAGGTGGGAAACCTGGTCACCACCCAGGAGTGTTTGTTCGAATTGAACTGACCTGGTGGTGTTCCAGCTGCATCTTGTTCTGCTTGATGATATTCTCTTTCTCCAGCAGCTCCTTCTGTTGCCGCTCAAACTCCTCCTTACCCTGTCATTGTTCAAATAAAGAACACGTTACGTCACTGCTCCCATTCACGCATGCTAATGCTTTCACTGACAAGCACATACCTACTCTTTCATTTTCCACCGCTCTGGCCACTTTTGAATGCCCAATTAGGCCCTGAGAACCCCAGATGGGGGTGGCAGGCTCCTTGGCCAGACATCCAGAGTCGCTGCGGAGGGCGAGGTGGAAAACCACAGCAAGGGGTGCCTTGCTCTCTGCTGTTTTACCCTTTTTAGGCAGCTTCCCACGATCCACTTCAAACCTCCTTAAGAAGTACTGTTTCTCTTGGTTCTTCTTTGACAGATTATATGTGAACCCCTGGATCTCCAAACACAGGTCTCAATGTGGTCTGCATTTCACTTCCAGTGTTTTTGAATCACTTATATCTCCCTCCTCCAAGATGCAGAGTTGGATGACCAGTGAGGTGCATGTTaaattcctccctctccccctccctctgcccttcctAAGCACCAGGTGGCTCTGGTGACATTCCCCTTCTCTCTTGGGTAGTTTAATAATTTTCAGTATCATTCATGGTTCtcagtcaaattaaaaattcagatagtAAGCCAATTCTAAATGATGGATGTCGGTAGAGTGTCTTAATCCCTCAAAATGGAAGGGCTAGCTGTTAGGGTACCAGGGCAACTTGGAACTTGGTGGAATTTCCTCCTGTGGGAGGCAGGCTGTGATGGCAGTTTTCCTAAGGCCAGGTAAGCTCTAGGCCAATTTCAAATGCCCAGTTGCAGCCAGGTGCCATTCtggttgtaatcccagtggctaaggaggctgaggcaggaggattgcaagttcaaagccagcctcagcaacttagtgagactgtctcaaaataaaaaataaaaaaggactggggatgtagctcagtggtaaagcgcccctgggttcaatactcagtaccaacAAAACAAGATGAAATAACCTTGAATGCCCATTCATCTTCTAGGTAAGTCTGAGGTGGGATTGAGCATCTCTGTGAGTAATTAAACACACCCtccaccctcacacacacaccatagaTTCTAGAAGGGACTATAGAAATTCTGTTTAAAGgggtttcaatttttttaacagtgaatacttttttccccaaataaatatttatgaaactgtatcaaaaaaatacaaagagaataGAGTTGGTATGATTATCAGAAGACCTGCAGTCCTATTTGGAGAGGCATATCAGTGGGATCTAATCTAGTCCTGTAGgtcattcattttacaaatgacatTAAGGCCCAGGGAGGTTAAAAAATTGGGCATGCAATTAGTGTCAGAGAAAGATCGAGTCAGGAAGTCTGAAGACTCCCATCCAGCATTcttttttggggagtggggtacagggagtgaactcagggcacttgaccactgagtcacatccccagtcctattttttgcattttatttagagacagggtctcactgagttagtgccttacttttgcagaggctgactttgaactcacaatcctcctgcctcagcctcccaagccgcagGGATTCGaggcgtgcaccacagtgcctggttcCATCCTGCATTCTTTCTGCTGTACAACAGTCCTCCGGTTTTCAAACCACTTGGATAAACATGAATCACATTTGCGCCTTTGGTAACCCAGCGTAATGACCTTGCAGCCTCGGTCCCAGGCTGCCTGTACGCGATTGCAGGTGGTTCATGAGTTTGGTTTCCTTACCTGTAGGTGGACGTAATCATAATCGTCCATCCAGCTCCTTTCGGAGCCGTCACTGCTGCTACAGTCAGGAGGCTGGTCCTTTCCCAGGGTGGGGGGCAGTGGCTTGCTGTGGGCCTGGGCCTTGCCGTCACCAGGACGCAGCAGCTGCACTGGGGAGCCAGAGTGTGGATACTCTGCGGAGTTCATGATGCTGTCGGGCCCGTTCTTCAGAAGGGAACCTCCGGGGCCTGGTCTGAAGAGGGTCTCTGCGttggtgttgatggtggtggtCAGTTGCTTGGCATCGTCAGGCACGGTCTTGGCCACCATCACAAACCTGTCCAGATCATCGCATTTGTTTTGAGGCTTATTGATGGCCAGGACATTCAGGGACCAGCTGCACTCATTCAGGTCATGGCTGGTCTGGCTTAGAATCTGGTGGGAGTCTTCCACTCTTTGAAGCTCTCGCTTCATCTTGTGGTGGAGGACCAGTTCTGGGAGGTAGGAGGCATTGGCTACCGCTCCCTTGGCAAAATGGAGGTACTCCCTCAGAAACAGCTCCACCTTGTCCACCGCGGTGCGGATCTCATTGATGTGTCTCTCCATGTACCCGTAGCACCGCCAGTCGGTGGTGACCAGTGCCATCAGGCTGCAGACTCCCATCTCCAGGGCCTGCTGGAGCCGATGGAGCCTCTCGATGGCTGTGTCCGGATCCAGTAAGAGCCTTTTGTCCTGAGATGGGGAGACCGACAAGGAGGACTCcttggaggaggtggaggaggtggacaTGTTGCTCCGGGTGCTGCCCGTGCTGGAGAAGGACAACCGGTTGATGCCGTCTACCACGTCCCGAGAGCCCTTAGCATCCGGCGCGTTGTGCAGAGGGACATCGTAAACACCGTCTCTTTCTTCGGGGTTTGCTTTCTCGCCGGTTTCTGCTGGTGGCTCCAGAAACTGAACTCCCCGGGGGACGTCATATGCGTCGTTCTGAATGCTCACGGCCTGTCCCAGCTGCGGGGGCGGGCGGTGCAGGGAAAGGCTTTGGTGCCTTCGCGCCACGGCTTCCGCTGCGCCAGGAGCATCGCAGGTGTATTTCATGAGAAGGTCCTTCCCCGCGGGCTTGGTGCTGTTTGGGGGGATGTCATACACCCCCTCGGGTCTGATGTCTGGCCTCGCAGTTTGCTTCACCAGAGGCGGGAAATCATATTCCTTTTCCCTATGCCCAGCTTCGTCCCGGCACGTGGAGGGTGGAATGGCATAGACCTGTAAAGtaaggaaaagacaaaactctGTTTGTTCGCTTGGTTCATGGGAGCATCAAGAAGTGGACGGCCGTGGAAACAGCCCAGAATTCTCAGGCCTGCCTGTCCCCCCTCTCCCCGCATCCCTCGCTGGGTATTTCCCATGATGCTGCTGTCTTCACTTGGACAGAGGCATCCATTCCCTGGTCTCACTGCTGACTTGTCTGTGGAGCCCTCCTGGTCCACAGGCCCTGAGCTGCTTGCCCCTGGGCCCAGTCCTGGTATCCCTCCCAGCTGACCCACGCCGTGGGGCTGATGATACGCTAACATGCTGGCCGAGGGTCAGAAGATTGCGGTCTCTTCCTGGTCCCCCTGGTCATCACACAACTGGGTGACTCTGGCAAGCCCCCCGAGTGTCTGAGGCACAGTTCCCTTATCTGTGAAGCAGGGATACCTGGAATTCCAGTGCAGGTGCACCCCAAAGGGCAACTCCTACCTGTGCACGGCATAAGCTGCAGTCTATAAAGATGAGACCATTAAACCTTGCCAGTCTGAACTGATTATCTTCCCTTCCAGTCGCCTCTCCgtattgttttctgtatttttaagggGAGCTTCTAAGTTTGGAACCCCCATGTCATCTTTAATTATTGCCCTGCCCACagcccctctttccttctttccttcctttcttccctcacccAACTCGATTTTCCCCTTTTGGGTCTGCCCTTCTTGTTTTATCCTAATgaactcatacacacacacacacacacacacacacacacgtcctgTGGGCTGTTGTGTTGCAGCCTACTCACCCCTTTAGTGGGAGGGATGTCATACACCCCCTGAGGTTTTATCTCTCCCACCGGAACTGAGAACACAGGGCCTTTCACAGAAGAGGGAGGGATGTCATACACCTGAAGAGAAACGCTTGAGTCACCAGATGGAAATGTCCTGTATTGATCATTTTTTATGCTGCTGTCTTATTATGGGTTTATTTCCAGGTCGGGTATAGGCTTGATCTTTGGTAGCATTCCATGACATATGGGGCCAGTGGAATTTTTCTTTAGCCATGTTGTGCTCTTGGACTTGGGTTGAATATGCATGCAAACTTAAGTGAAATAGCTACACTCTCTAAACTTgaaattatgatttaaaatttgtCCTTCCTGAAATGAACTGATAAACTGATAAAGCAACATGAGCTTTCTCAGGAAAAAGACTAGGATTTCCTCCTAAGGCAAATccagaaaacataatttaaaaaacattgttaAGATGGCTCCTAGGCAGACAACCCAAACAAAGCTTCAggtaaaatgtacataatttgTGAATTTCCTCAGCTGAAAGAATGCTACCCCCCATAGCTGCTCCTTCCTGGTGACCACGTTCCTGGCACGTACCCCTTGAGTGGTGTGGGAAGGAGGGACATCGTAGACGTCCTTGTGGCACCAGGGTGGGTCCTCGTACACATAGCCGTGGGCTGTCCTCACTGGCGTGATCACCTGTGGGCAGGAACACACAAAGGGGTGAGATTCTAAACCGAGTCCTCCGCAGGGCTCCTGAACTCCCAACCAGACACTTAGCCCTCATCTCTcccttgaaagagaaaaaagaaaggcagggaagaaaggaggaagagagaaaaggaaagagacaaTAAGGCACCAGGTCAGGAAACTTTTAAATCTCTCCCGGATTCCAAATCATATAGGCAGATCCTGGAAATATCTCTGTTCTCCTCAAAGTAACAAAATCATCTCCAAGTTCATCACGTAATCTCAATTCCCAATATATACTTGAAGGGAGGTTCAAGTTCTGATGAAAGTCTTTCCTGATCACTTTGGAGAGGCCCAAGGCACAgcatgcagaatttttttttttaggctctAAAACTTTTGTAAAGTAAATAATGTAAATAGTTTGGCCACTTAAAATTCCTCTCATACCCTTCCCAGCATGCCTCTTCATCTgacattattattatgattataacTAAAATTCCATGGGTCAGGAGACCAAAAAGCTAAGGCTCAACAGTGTGGCCCTTGGAACTTCTAGagctttttaatttaacttaTGAAACAGAGGAAAACAGGGTCTCTCAGTACCCACATggattggtttcaggaccccTCGCAGATAGAAAAATgatggatgctcaagtctcttatataaaatgctaaataattGGTATAGAACCTGTGTTCATCATCTGGTACACTTCATATCACCTCTAGATGACTTAAAGAACCTAATAAATGCAAATGCTACGTCAATAGTTGTTATGCTGACTTGTTAGGGACTAATGACAAGAGTCTaaacatgttcagtacagatacaattttttttttctgaatatttttgatttgcagCCGGTTGACTCCTCAGATGCCTAACCTGGGAAGCAGGTCTGACATATTGATTCAGGGAGCCACCACCAACAGAGTGCAGGTCTCATGACCTCTGATCTCTCATCATTTTCCCATTTCCACCAGGAAAGCAAACATCCCTGACAGTTTCTGTGTCCAAGGGATGTCACAAATCAAATATACTCATCACAACTCTGCCATCTGGAGCCAGTGCCAAAAAATGAATCTCTCAATCTCCTATTTTATACTACATACTGCATTGATATCCCAAGCGGGGGTAGAAGCATTATTTGGGTAGAAGCATTATTTGAACTTAATtcattctgaaatatatttaatcCTCTCAGGGCTTCTAAGTTGCCAGGCTCTTGGTTTTGCCCAACCCCCACACCCAGAATCATGAACAGTGTCCACTTTTAAGCATTGCCTGTGACGTCTTGGGGAACAGACATTGCAAATTAGGAAGACTTGGTTGTTCCCCAGGAAACCCtcactctttttcctttctccgaCGTGAAAACTGGCGTCAGGCTGCCTACAAACTATGTGAAAAATGCTCCAAGTCTGTCTTAGGCTGAAATGGGTGGAACATGGCCAAATGCACCAATGCCCCTCTCCCCAGGGGCTCAAAAATACCagagttcaatttttaaaatccctgGTGCTTACAACTGATTATTTCTTGCTGTGAAGGTATCAGAGATTAGTATGCAGTTAACATTTCCATTAAGTCTTTCTGCTCACTTGGGTTTAAAAAGGAACCTATTGCTGTAAGCTTTTTTGGCATGGAGCAAACAGAACCGTTTTATACAGTGGCCACTGAATTGTGGACAGCAAGGCTTCCCCTTTAAAGCAGACTGCCCTTTACTAAAGCAACACATACTGTGGTTCTCTGCATAGCTACAGATCTAGCTATCTACCCCTCTAGATTGTGCTCACCATTGTCCAGGAGAGAAATGAAGATTTTTCTCCCAGTTTTCTCATCAGCTCCTCTATTATAAAGCCTCGTTTGGCTTTCTAACAGAACCTGCTCACAACGCAGCTTTTGTTGGGTCTAAAAGTTTCTAAGAGTGGATTCTCTCCAAGCTTGCCCATTTCGGAATAATGCTAATGGACAACCAAGGCTAGTTATGTGGGAGTCCAGCTGGacgttcattttttctttaataaaagggAAGGGATGGTGCTGGTGTCTGAAAATGGTATGAAATATGAACACAGGGCATGACCCTCAGAAGGGGTCACGGACGAAGCCAGTCCTCGCCTCTGCAGACCTTCCCTGGCTGAGTGAGTGCATGCTTCTCCGCACTTAGCATTTCACTTCCTGACAAATGTCACAGAACCCCAACTTGCTCTCCCTTTCTCATTTAGAGGATGCCTGTGGTCATCTGGTTTTGAAAAACGTCGCATTCCAAACCAGTCATTTTCCTTGTTTATGCATTCAAAGAAACAGATGGTGAAAACCACAGGGGGGGAAGGCCAACAGAACAGCACGGCCCCTGGTTCCAGCCGCCCGATGGTACAATCTGATTCACACTGGTCCACAGTGGCATCTAAGTGGGACCAGCGTTTCTCATCTGGTCGGACACGGCCGGGATATTTAGTGATTCGCGTTGCGCCATCTGAAAGATCCAGGCGCTGAATGTCTACTTTTGGACATTCTCTGCCTGGACCGGTGGGGTCCCTCTGGTGCCAACTGTGTGTTCTCTTCTCAGAGCGAAGTGCTGACGGAGCTGTCCCTTACAAAGTCTCCAGTTTTGTGGTTCATTAAGGCTTTTTCTTCCTGCTTCACTGGAGTACACAAAAACCTTTCTACTCTCCCTCCATCTCCCAGAACTACTGAACCTTAGCCTGAGAGGCGCACCCGTGTCTGGTGAAGGGAACCTCCAGTTTGGGAGAATTTGCCTGGGCATTTGTGGGGTCAGGTAGGAGTCGCTACACAGCATTTTAGAGCTACCCGTCTCAATGAAATGAAGTcaggtttttcatttcctttttctcttgtgtgtttttcttttctgcattccTTTCATGCTACgtatttatttatagttacaAGGGCTTAGCCTTAGGAATTACAAACTGACCTCTTAATTCGTTCGTGTTGCCTCAAAGGGGGCTAAATTGTGAGGTTCCCTGTGGCCTTAGGATCAAATGCTACTGCAATTGCTTCCCTGATTACCCGGGCAGAGGATTTACACTTTCAGATGTGCGTTTTCTGTCTCTGCCTCAATGAGGAATCCAACCTTGCTGAGAGGTTAGGACCATTGTTGTCAACTAACAGGAGAGTCCCAAGAAAGAGACTTTGGGAAGAACtaagaagcagagaagaggagCAGACtgcaagcatttttttaaaaattattaactcATGAATAGTACATATTCAATGTGATATTTCCATGCATGAATATAATATAGTGTATTGACTGTAAGCATTTAGAAAAGGAAGAGTTCTAATTTATTAAATATCCAAGGTCAGGCCCTGGAAAGGTAGGATCAAAAGACCAAAGACTGGGGTTATGTTAGTTCTCTAATCTGTTTccataaaaacaaggaaacaaccTCAGCTTGTTGGTGAAAACACTCTAATGGTGTTTGCTTCATGCCATTTTGAGCCTCAGATCCTGGCTGTATGAGCTGGTTTTAGAGATGTTTTGAATAGAGTTGGCCCTCTGTATCCTTAAGTTCTGCACCCATGGAGTCAACCAACCTTGGatcaagaatatatgaaaaagaaattccatcTGTACCGAATAGGTGTGAATGCTTTATTAAGTCTTTATTGCCTTAACAGCACAgtataactatttacatagcatttacccTGTATGAGGAACTATAAGTCACCTAGAgataggttatatgtaaatatcTAGCATTATCTATAAGGAACTCAAGCACCTGTGGATTTTATAAGCTTAAgggtcctgaaaccaatccccagggtcctgaaaccaatccccAGAGTTCAGAGGGATGACTGTACTTTCATGTCTCAGACTTTGAAAGCCATGCATACTGATGTTTGTAGGAGAGAGGTTGTATTTGAATAGTGGGGGCCTGGGGTACACTGAGCAACAAAGTGTTTGAGAGATAGCAGGTTGGAAGGGAGGTCCTTGGGGTTCCTCACTGATGTGTCCGTGTTTTATCAGCCTAGGCTTGTACTCCCAGCAGAGCAAGGGCCCTGTAGTTGGATGCTTGCAGGACCCAGCAAATAGAGTGTAGGGCAGAAACAGGTGGGTCTTTGTGTTGGGGAAACAACTCACATCCTACTAAAGGAGGCAGTTATGCCTCTGTTCCTGCCTACTGTTGTCCTAGCTTTCAAAATTTCAGAAGAAGCcagaaatctggatttttatGCAAAATCTGGTTTTCAAAATTGGTTCAAATATTAAAACGTTGCCATGCCAGATTAAAC contains:
- the Nedd9 gene encoding enhancer of filamentation 1 isoform X2, encoding MWSRNLMARALYDNVPECAEELAFRKGDILTVIEQNTGGLEGWWLCSLHGRQGIVPGNRVKLLIGPVQEAPPSHDQPGPAHQSFAQQKLYQVPNSQAAARDTIYQVPPSYQSQGIYQVPTGHGTQEQDVYQVPPSGQRSLGGTNGPHLSKKVITPVRTAHGYVYEDPPWCHKDVYDVPPSHTTQGVYDIPPSSVKGPVFSVPVGEIKPQGVYDIPPTKGVYAIPPSTCRDEAGHREKEYDFPPLVKQTARPDIRPEGVYDIPPNSTKPAGKDLLMKYTCDAPGAAEAVARRHQSLSLHRPPPQLGQAVSIQNDAYDVPRGVQFLEPPAETGEKANPEERDGVYDVPLHNAPDAKGSRDVVDGINRLSFSSTGSTRSNMSTSSTSSKESSLSVSPSQDKRLLLDPDTAIERLHRLQQALEMGVCSLMALVTTDWRCYGYMERHINEIRTAVDKVELFLREYLHFAKGAVANASYLPELVLHHKMKRELQRVEDSHQILSQTSHDLNECSWSLNVLAINKPQNKCDDLDRFVMVAKTVPDDAKQLTTTINTNAETLFRPGPGGSLLKNGPDSIMNSAEYPHSGSPVQLLRPGDGKAQAHSKPLPPTLGKDQPPDCSSSDGSERSWMDDYDYVHLQGKEEFERQQKELLEKENIIKQNKMQLEHHQLSQFQLLEQEITKPVENDISKWKPSQSLPTTNSGAGAQDRQLLCFYYDQCETHFISLLNAIDALFSCVSSAQPPRIFVAHSKFVILSAHKLVFIGDTLTRQVSAQDIRNKVMNSSNQLCEQLKTIVMATKMAALHYPSTTALQEMVHQVTDLSRNAQLFKRSLLEMATF
- the Nedd9 gene encoding enhancer of filamentation 1 isoform X1; this translates as MKYKNLMARALYDNVPECAEELAFRKGDILTVIEQNTGGLEGWWLCSLHGRQGIVPGNRVKLLIGPVQEAPPSHDQPGPAHQSFAQQKLYQVPNSQAAARDTIYQVPPSYQSQGIYQVPTGHGTQEQDVYQVPPSGQRSLGGTNGPHLSKKVITPVRTAHGYVYEDPPWCHKDVYDVPPSHTTQGVYDIPPSSVKGPVFSVPVGEIKPQGVYDIPPTKGVYAIPPSTCRDEAGHREKEYDFPPLVKQTARPDIRPEGVYDIPPNSTKPAGKDLLMKYTCDAPGAAEAVARRHQSLSLHRPPPQLGQAVSIQNDAYDVPRGVQFLEPPAETGEKANPEERDGVYDVPLHNAPDAKGSRDVVDGINRLSFSSTGSTRSNMSTSSTSSKESSLSVSPSQDKRLLLDPDTAIERLHRLQQALEMGVCSLMALVTTDWRCYGYMERHINEIRTAVDKVELFLREYLHFAKGAVANASYLPELVLHHKMKRELQRVEDSHQILSQTSHDLNECSWSLNVLAINKPQNKCDDLDRFVMVAKTVPDDAKQLTTTINTNAETLFRPGPGGSLLKNGPDSIMNSAEYPHSGSPVQLLRPGDGKAQAHSKPLPPTLGKDQPPDCSSSDGSERSWMDDYDYVHLQGKEEFERQQKELLEKENIIKQNKMQLEHHQLSQFQLLEQEITKPVENDISKWKPSQSLPTTNSGAGAQDRQLLCFYYDQCETHFISLLNAIDALFSCVSSAQPPRIFVAHSKFVILSAHKLVFIGDTLTRQVSAQDIRNKVMNSSNQLCEQLKTIVMATKMAALHYPSTTALQEMVHQVTDLSRNAQLFKRSLLEMATF